Below is a genomic region from Erigeron canadensis isolate Cc75 chromosome 7, C_canadensis_v1, whole genome shotgun sequence.
GAATTATCGATTCCTGATGCATCTACTGTCCTATACATTTTGACTCCGGTTAAAAAATGACAAAGAGAGCAAAGAGAAATGTACCCTTTTCCTTAATTTCTTCAAACTGGGTCACCCTTGCACTTGAATCCAGAGATGCAGATGTCAACGCTCTGCAGCAAAACAAGTTTCATCAAGATATGGTATCGAAAAAGCACACGTAAGCTACAAAAACAGAATTAGAGAAAGGGAATAAACGGCGAACCTTGCATCTTGTGAGAATGCTAGGGTTGTTACAAGGCCCAGATGTGCCTTCTTGACTACTGTCTGCACCTTCATATTGCTAGCACTCAAAATAAGTATGTCTCCCTGGATTGTACCActgtcaaaataaatataaaataaacgaGTAAATATAGAGAAGCTCTATGAAATGTACCAGCCATGTTATGAGCTTAACAATTGAGTTATCttttccagaaatataagaGTATCATGCACTAGATATTACATTACACTTAAAGGCAAAATTGTCGTAACATCCTCTACGAAAGCATTTTAAGAATACACCCTTGGGAAGAAAACTGAAAAAGCCCTTGGGTCGAACCATGAATctatttttatatgaataaGATATTAATTGCATAAGAAATGATATTAACAGGTAAATAAATGAGGTTTTCCATGTTTAGGTTCAGGGAGGGCGAGTCTTTTGAATCAAATATACATGGCCTAACTAAGGTATCGCGTGGCCGTTTCCGAACCCTTCCCTAGCCACCCACAATGTTGTGCTTAGCAGTGTTCAAATTTAAGACCACTTATGAAGATCCCAAGATGTTAACCACTAGGCACATTGGAGGTGGTTGCAtaagtaattaactaattatacaAGTAGCTGTTAATTCCtgacaaagatcaaagaaaTTAGCATTTAACATTGTGTATCTAAACATTACGTTTCTTTTTATAGGTATCACAAATCATTTCTGGTTATTTAATGGCTCCTGGAGTCTTAAGACTGACAgcttataaatattaaaattatagaAACCAATTCCTCATTAGGCACACAATAATAAGAAAATCGGCCCTTACATGGCAAGAAATTTCCCATCATCTGATACATTAAAGGCAGAAATGGGATCTCGAACAATATGTTTTGAACTTATCCGCTTCCATGATGTGGTGTTCCACTTCACAATACTTCCACCCCGATCTATCAAGGTTGTAAATTGTATACATGATTAGTTAACTAGAcccaaaatattatataaagatGATAATAATCAGGTACCACAACTAACAGAAAATAGAAAGGGAAATAAAAAATGAGGGTGGATCAGTGGATGTATAAGGACAGGGTCACAAACCTCGCATTGCAGTGACATATAGAACGGGATCATTCACACTGTTTTGTGAAAACCTACAAAATCCGAAAACCTCATCCTGGAAATGCCAAGTAGATGCATTTAGTTTTTTGGCATATGTTATCGATAATGAGTTATAAACTTACATTCTGATTGTGGCCCAAATAATACAAAGCTACTATATTTTAAAACATGcctcaaaaatataaattaaactaataGAACACTTCATACTACTCTACTATGATCTAAATTGGATGTTTGCTAGACACAGTAACACCTAACCAGATGCGAACAAAGCGCATTAATATGAAAACGTAATAATATAAATCTTCAATCTGGCCCTTCAtttcatcaacatcaatatAAAGCGGAAAACAACATTGAAGACCCATAATAACATATAGTATAAGAATTGGAAAAGGCAAACTGAAAAGATTGAGCAGGATGGGTAACAGGTGAAATTCAGCCTCAAACAGGTCAGTCCGAACAGCAAGACTTATACATGAttgcaaaacaatataaaaattacattaataaaGCAACCTAGCAGGTTTTTAGCATTAGAATACAATGTGGATGACTTTCAATCCGTATAGCTTATTTCCTTTCACATTAAAGCTTGACCCATCGGAGAATCGCCCCATTAGAGGGTAAATTGATCagaattgccacctctaatcagAATATATAAAGCTAAGAAAAACTTATAGCAACGCTAGCAAAAGTGCATAAAACTTAAAAGCTTCCAAGCTAATATGATGAGTTCTAATCTAACACATCACCAACTAAACTGTGTGTTCATAGGGCCAAGAGATTGTCATAGATGTGTTCAGAGAAAGTCTTACATTTTCTTTTGGTAATGAAGCTTTGAGTGTTGATGATGAAATATCCCAAACTCTACCAGGGCCACCACTTCCCACAGATACAAGAAATTTCCCATCAGGGCTACAAACGCAGTTTAACAATCAACCAACATCAGTAAGCTTCacctttataaaggagtatgtAATAAGCCAACACTTATGATCATAGACCTGAAATCTAAATTCTTGACAGAGGCATGTGCGTCTGGTACATCAACAAGTGATTCCATACTGGGCCACTTGTATGCCCGCAACTTCCCATCCTGTACTGCACCATAACTCCATAGTTATAACTTAAGAGCCATATAGTTATTTATAACACAACAATCTTGCAGTAGAATAGAAGTATAGAGCACATGTCAACTACATGTCTACATGTGAAAGATGAGCCCTACCTCACCACCTAGCGCCAGTAAAGAACCATCACGGCTAAAATTAACTGCCAACTGCTGTCCAATATGTTCCAGGTCGTAAAGGACTTTCTCAGACTGCTTTAAGCCTATCGTGAAGACATCTTCTTTCTTGATTCTTTCCCATTCAAACCACCTATAAACCAAAACTTAAAAGATTactgtaaatatacatattaagCTAATCAACACACATTGGTTGAATACAACTTAACAAACTAATCATATCAGTAAACCAATATTCTAAATCTCTTAACTTGATTAAAGAATCCAGATTTATTCATCATACATTTAGGAAACCTTAAGTGGTATTAACTACCTGCAACTCTTTGGCAATGAGCATATGACACCCTCGCCTGCTGGATGAACAGCCATCCTATAAGGAAGATCATCACCAGTTTCGAACTTGCTTACCTGTGATAAGGATTCATAAAAAAGATGAAGCAAGGAAAAAGCTTGTTTCTGGAGAACCAACTTCAAACAGTAAAATACAGAGCCATTTAAGAGAAGCAAGTTATTTTCCTGTAGACAAACCAATCTGTACAGGATTACTGGTGTATTTAGCAGTTAACAGGAGCTAACCACAGTACTTTATTGGTCCATCTAATGTGATTTTGCTCTTTAGGAATCCTAGTATGATTGCAATGTTATTTTCGATTTTCTATTCCAAGAAAAACATCTCTACATGGTTTTAATACCTCATTTGAATTCCTCAATTATTCAGTTGTGTAAAACTAATATCTTCAACTGAATAAATAGATACTGTTGGACATATTGAATTCTTTCTTTGGTTACATATAAACTATTGTCGTATTTTCTCACAACTGATATAGACCCAAAGCTTGCATCAGGTAAAATGTTTATAAATCTCACCTGTTAGTTCTTAAAAAGGTTGGCTACATAATCCATGAGCGTTTCCAAGAATTAGCAGTGCTAAAAATTGGTTATGTGATTAAATATTCTTCCTTGAAAAGTAAAAATCTTGATAAAGATTTTACAATATTAAGGTGATTCACATAATCACCTTATGTTgatttattaatatttcaaTCATACAAATTCCAATACCTAAAGAATGATTTGAGAAGTACACCATTCTTGTATTCAATGTGACACATGTCATGCTGTGCAGCAAATCagcaatatatatagatatgtttaACAACCATGAAAGTCATGTGTCTTAACACACGAAAATGAAATTCCAACATACAGCTACTATGGTActttctttaataaaaattatgtgTTGCTTTTTCTAGTTCCCATGGATAAGAGTATAAGACAATAGTACAATACCATATGATGTAACTAGTACTTATCAGATATGCCAATTCAACCAACATACACAAATGCACAAAAATTCTAGGTGTCAAATCCATTTTTCCATATTcaacctttatatatatatatatatatatatatataaaccaattgACTTGGAGGAACCATGAGaacctttaaattataacttgatgttcatatgtgaattttatatgtgaacaaagtcattcacatatgaatggATCAAGTTGTACTTAATATaattatgttcatatgtgaatacttctcacatgaaccttaccctacatatatatatatatatatatataaaattttttagaaCGGTATTCTattctactcctactcctaaattacacgcatgcTTGTGATGAAACCCAAGACTCTCGAAAAAACCCCTATTAGTTTCTAGTCTGGTGGCATTACCCTCCAATCCCATAGCCGTGAATTTCACGCGAATCAACAAACTATCACATTTGTAGGTTAATTAGTATCTTATGAACGAAGACCAAGAACTATCATTATGTCATGTGACCAATTTAAAGAGCCTTGACTATGTAACAGCTCTCTAATTGCCATCACTATTATGTTGTTATAATGCTAGGTTTGGCATAAAGGACTTCACATATATCCACCACATAAAAAGAAAGCGGATTATTGTTTCATAAACAACCAACAGAATCAACATCAACtcctagcatgcaaacaatAAATCAAATCAACACTAACTATGATTTGAGCATCTGAAGTCATTACAGATCCTTAGCTACCAGTTGACTTTCTAGGTTAAGAATTCTTTAGCAACGGGGGAGTCtacatttataatttatatactactacatcataaaaaaatatctagCTGTCAAGTAATTGTttaactttgaaataaataaaacttcaatTACATTCTTTTGTTTAGTATTTGTAATTCCAAAGCCAAAAACATTTCAAAAGTTCAACTAATCAAAAAAGTTGGCATCTTGATCTAATTAACAATTTAAAATATAGGATGAGTAATGACCTtccggtaagaacacttaaaataagaacgacgAGAACACTAAAAATTGATGCTTTTAcatctcaaattcatcaaattgatGCATTTGCATCTCAATTAAACACTATTACATGGATCCATCGATGTAGATTTCCATTATATTCCCGAAATCTGAATATTCATAAATTTGATGCAGCATTAAGCAAAAGTGTGATCTTCTTGGTTTTGACagatcaatatgttgttaaacacttgaCTAAATAAGTATAAACTACGTTAATTCTATGGACTtgtaatgcatcaaaatgtaatttttgaGCATTCTCACTTTGATTTGTATTTTAAGGACGGATGTATTTGATACAAACCCTTGTATCTATATAATCAACAACATATGCATAAATGagactctctctctctctctctagatatatgtatatatatatatataagtatataaacaCTTGCATCTGTCTAATGAAAAACATATGCATAAATAAAAGAGACTCACAGGCTGATCGGATAGGGAATTGGAAGCACGATCGAATAGCGAAACGACAAGTGCATTAGGGATTCCACTACGaccttcaccaccaccaccaccaaatatCACATACTCACTTCCCTTATTACATCCCTCATTCTCTTCTTCATAATTctcttgattattattatttatttgtttttgttgttgtgtgGATCTGAAAACATTATGAGGAACAAAAGAAGCACCATAAAAAGGTACTCCATATTTCTTATAATTCCCCATTGTTATCTCTCCACCTCCCCCATCActattcttcttattattattcttttttcccatttcaattttttttttattacaaatgtgtacagattaattaattagaaattGGGAGGATTTAAATTGAAGGTTTTTTGTGCATCAAAATCACAATCAAGGTTTCGGACAGACAGAAAGAGGAATCGAATTCAgggtgattattattattataaattataaaattataagatgggattgaaattaatattttaaaaaatattttatacgagtatatatcaAGCCTTATGAATAAAAGGCCCAGCCCAATACTAATCGGGTGGCTTGAACGGTTGTACCGTTTACCTCTTCATCTAAGCCCATCCACAAGACTacaactagattaatacccggtcgttgaccaggttaaaaacaataaatatatacttaaaatgtAACTTTATCTTTAACCAGATTTTTTCTAAACGGGTCTGAGTTGAGTTTTTGAGTTATTCGATTGATCCACCAACCCAAAtaagttttttataattaatttttagaaTTAATGTTGACTCATTTGGCCTAAAACTTACCCATTTGACCTAGCAACACACCAATGCACATTACCAAAAGACAACTTATttaacccaaaaatattttatttgaccGTCAAACCACTTGACCCTAAATAACTCAGTTTGACAATGATAATGATGACGAGCTTCAAGAAAAGGGTATTGATATCAAATCCTCCTTtgacaataataatgatgacGAGCTTCAAGTGTGTTTTATAAGGCGTAAAATTGAGGAGATTCAAGGGCCATCATTTGACATCAATTTAACTTGGAACAATTGGGTCCCTAAAAAAGTGAACATCTTGATTTGGCGATCTGTTTTGGATAGGATTGCAAAGAAAGTGGGGTTgctaaaaagaaatataaacatTGGAAATCATTTGTGTTTGAGTTGTAATTCTGGTTCTAAAACTACCGAGCATGTGTTTATTAAATGTCCCGTGGCAAATGAGATATGAAGTAAACTAAGTGTGTGGTGTAATATTTCTCCTATACACGCCTTCTCCCTACAAGACCTAATGGATATTCCAAAAAGATGTGTAAGGgacaataagaaaaagaaagcagTTCATGTTATCATCATGATAGCCTTTTGGTGTATTTGGTCGGCCAGGAATAGGCTTACTTTCAATCACATTAAGTCGTCTCCAGATTATGCTATGGCTGAGATCAAGGTGTACTCCTTGTTATGATTATCCTCAATATCTAAAGGGGCGGCTACTAATTTTATCTCGTGCTTGGCTTAGGggattttatcttatttttgtttggGATGTATATGGTATATTGAGGAGTTGTTGTAGTCTGTGTGCTATTGGATTGTTAGGTCCCTGGGCTACTTGATAGCTGCATAAAAAGTATTGGTGTTTGTATATTAGATcttctagcatcttgctagtttGGTCattgtttataatattttatctttgccgttaaaaaaaaaattaactcaGTTGACCAAAAATAACCCTTtgaacaccccccccccccacttGACCCCAAAATAACGAATACCAATTTGATCCGTCAACATATTAACTTGTCATCccacatttaatttaattatttaaagttagtcagcatatatttttgttaaaaatctttattagaTCAAAGTTTATCAATTTTTAGAAGCATTCAATTCttataaaaccataaaaattgtTTGCTTATTACATAAATCAGATCGTAATGAAAGTGAATTATTACATAGTCGTAACTTTTAAGAGCAATATATAgaacaaatatttacaataatttagGTTCATGCAATTGTCGTGTAGtaagaattataaaatttattaaattagttagATTTATGTGATACTGAACTTGTTTTAATGTTTTACATGATACTTGTTTTAGGTGTGCTTATCACAATAGTTTAGATTAGTATCTCCTTTGCGATaataccaaaaaaagaaaaaaaaactaataatctATTGTGAAATATTTATATGCAATTAGTATTAGTATgagttcatatataaatttctaGGTGTACCATTAACGTGTCATCAAATACTTTGATTCTCACCATTTATCTTTTACTAAATgtttaataaattcaaattttaattaaatgtgtCCTTGCATATGTagaataaaagaacaaaaaacattaaaatacaacaaattaaaatcttaaaacaTACAAATATTGATCCATTGACAATGAAAATAACATTTAAACCTTCAACAATGTGAAATAAAAGAGCATTAAACTTGATTAAATAACAATGATTGATTAATTTTCATTTGTCATGTGTATCATAAAATCAGGAGTGGAAATTGTGTAGATGAAgcatttcatattttaaaaaatataaaacctttcaatgtatatataaaagtgtgtTTAAATGCAAGATATTTGCTTCCAATTTACAGCCTTTTTTAGTTATGACCCCATTGTCatttttattacaaatttatatgGTAACATGTAACTCTTGAAATACATATGTTCTTTATTAGTTTTACTTTGACTTTTgcattaattataatttgactTTGAGTTTTAAGGGATAAGATTGTTTTGTTTAACAAATTTAAATGGTCTAGATCAAAAGTTAGCAATATTATTTTCTCTTAGTTGTggtggccatatatatatataattaggagTGGAAATTGTGTAGATGAAgcatttcatattttaaaaaatataaaacctttcaatatatatataaaagtgtgtTTAAATGCAAGATATTTGCTTCCAATTTACAGCCTTTTTTAGTTATGACCCCATTGTCatttttattacaaatttatatgGTAACATGTAACTCTTGAAATACATATGTTCTTTATTAGTTTTACTTTGACTTTTgcattaattataatttgactTTGAgttttaagggttaagattgtTTTGTTTAACAAATTTAAATGGTCTAGATCAAAAGTTAGCAATATTATTTTCTCTTAGTTGTggtggccatatatatatataataacttttcaaCCGTACACCGTCATATGTGATTTAGAATCTTGTAATGTACAATACCATAAAACAAATTTGATAGTgtacaattaaaattaaatggtatataattcactaactttttacaaaatacTTCAACACACCAACCAGTTTAACAAACTGTTCAATCATTTCATTCTAAACTAACTTATTGTACTAATTTTGCCTCCCGtctaatatatactaaaactcAATTTGCCCATATTACACtatcatttatattaattaaaaaacattttatattaattaaaaaacatattatattaataacaagaatattatataaaaatatattatattaaatatcatAATACTAAAACTGTTTTCttgatattaatttgtaaaagaaaagaagagattgGAAGATAAATTTGTATCCTTTCAAATCACCTCAAATGTGagaagaaaattttttaaacaaaaacaactaaattaTCCCTtcaaatcatatcatttcactTCTTTTCTATCCTAAAAATAAACTCAGGAACACAACtaattttatatcaattgtatttctttcttttctttccttaaaaaactcaagaacatagtgtaatatagttaaaaagcaaaataaagtaATAGTACATAAATAAGGTTAAAGAACCTTACCTTTTCTTTTGATTCAACGGTCAACAACTTGGAAACAAACAAAATCAAG
It encodes:
- the LOC122607617 gene encoding SEC12-like protein 2, with protein sequence MGKKNNNKKNSDGGGGEITMGNYKKYGVPFYGASFVPHNVFRSTQQQKQINNNNQENYEEENEGCNKGSEYVIFGGGGGEGRSGIPNALVVSLFDRASNSLSDQPVSKFETGDDLPYRMAVHPAGEGVICSLPKSCRWFEWERIKKEDVFTIGLKQSEKVLYDLEHIGQQLAVNFSRDGSLLALGGEDGKLRAYKWPSMESLVDVPDAHASVKNLDFSPDGKFLVSVGSGGPGRVWDISSSTLKASLPKENDEVFGFCRFSQNSVNDPVLYVTAMRDRGGSIVKWNTTSWKRISSKHIVRDPISAFNVSDDGKFLAIGTIQGDILILSASNMKVQTVVKKAHLGLVTTLAFSQDARALTSASLDSSARVTQFEEIKEKGFNYWIILLFILLAAALYYARTEGFLI